From a single Deltaproteobacteria bacterium IMCC39524 genomic region:
- a CDS encoding DUF2339 domain-containing protein: MAIHWMRGVVVENPVELEKRVADLEAQLAALSETVAGLQVDQEQRSELPSIRKKTARKVHSQGETSEEILSWVDKSYILSRIATTSFIVAIALALRTATDSGSIDLQIGSFLGMLYAFALIMYSWFAYKERSIQAPVYILWGTIIMCSVVVEAHRVFDTVPSEMAYVVMAVTGLVATVISRMHHVALPVFVGTLGMSFGSFAINYPSPIFPYLVIIMALANIFATYATRLLRASWLRWLLFALTLFMIQIWDLKLSIYLSKLSPENLEFSVQGLMPSIGFLGVVLAGIALLGILGKVQRKISKFDIVLPVLNVCWVYLAAKYAIGQGLTTPQAFGWVAVCAALIHLMVGWWLLGRAEGGALGTTSFALAGGLLLAFAAPMAIGHAVIATALVALLAVAMVWISVRRNNHGLRLISYVLQLYACSSLVFLLWTTGGTKPSLVGALSSGLLASIAFCHYFWARRHPATPGESFMHKLNKNDRGASVLLVAALFSGFFTMRVGLYQALDFMHMATHSAFGGAQSVLINVTAAVLLWFSLMRRNKELRNVAVVIIVIGAGKVFLMDMVQLKGMPLMISVFTFGLVAALASFVLGRWNKKDQPGAVEKR, translated from the coding sequence GTGGCAATTCATTGGATGCGAGGTGTTGTGGTGGAAAATCCTGTCGAACTTGAAAAACGTGTCGCAGATCTCGAGGCTCAGCTTGCTGCGTTGTCGGAAACTGTTGCTGGCTTGCAGGTGGACCAAGAGCAGCGCTCCGAGCTGCCAAGCATAAGGAAGAAAACAGCGCGTAAGGTTCACTCGCAGGGCGAAACCTCTGAAGAGATTCTCTCCTGGGTTGATAAGTCCTATATCCTTTCGCGGATCGCGACAACCAGCTTCATCGTTGCAATTGCCCTGGCATTAAGAACAGCAACGGACAGTGGTAGCATTGATTTGCAGATTGGTTCCTTCCTCGGCATGCTCTATGCCTTTGCACTGATCATGTATAGCTGGTTTGCCTATAAGGAGCGTAGCATTCAGGCGCCGGTGTATATCCTTTGGGGAACCATTATCATGTGCAGTGTGGTGGTGGAGGCTCATCGTGTCTTCGACACAGTGCCATCGGAAATGGCTTACGTGGTTATGGCGGTCACCGGATTGGTAGCAACCGTTATCAGTCGTATGCACCATGTTGCTTTGCCGGTTTTCGTTGGAACCCTCGGTATGAGTTTCGGTAGTTTCGCCATCAATTACCCGAGTCCGATTTTCCCTTATCTCGTCATTATCATGGCTCTGGCAAATATTTTTGCCACTTATGCAACGCGTCTTCTGCGTGCTTCATGGCTGCGCTGGTTACTTTTTGCCCTGACTCTTTTCATGATTCAGATATGGGATCTGAAGCTGTCCATCTATCTCAGCAAGCTGAGTCCTGAAAACCTTGAGTTCTCTGTGCAGGGATTGATGCCTTCGATCGGTTTCCTGGGCGTCGTGCTTGCGGGTATCGCCCTGCTGGGTATTTTGGGTAAAGTCCAGCGGAAGATCTCGAAGTTCGATATTGTCTTGCCGGTCCTCAACGTTTGCTGGGTTTACCTGGCGGCTAAATATGCTATTGGACAGGGACTGACAACTCCGCAGGCTTTCGGCTGGGTGGCGGTGTGTGCTGCCCTGATTCACCTGATGGTCGGCTGGTGGTTGCTTGGTCGCGCTGAGGGAGGGGCTTTGGGAACAACCTCCTTTGCCCTTGCCGGAGGTTTGCTCCTGGCTTTTGCCGCTCCTATGGCAATTGGTCATGCGGTGATTGCCACAGCTTTGGTTGCTCTGCTGGCTGTGGCGATGGTCTGGATTTCAGTTCGACGTAACAACCACGGCTTACGTTTGATTTCGTATGTGCTGCAACTGTACGCCTGTTCATCACTGGTCTTTCTGTTGTGGACGACTGGCGGTACCAAGCCTTCGCTGGTCGGTGCTCTATCCTCGGGGCTTCTGGCAAGTATTGCCTTCTGTCATTATTTCTGGGCGCGTCGACATCCTGCGACCCCTGGTGAATCATTCATGCATAAGCTTAATAAGAATGATCGCGGTGCCAGCGTCCTGCTTGTGGCCGCTTTGTTCAGCGGCTTCTTCACAATGCGGGTCGGTCTCTACCAGGCGCTTGATTTTATGCATATGGCAACGCACAGTGCTTTTGGTGGTGCACAGTCGGTCCTGATTAACGTAACGGCTGCGGTTCTTCTATGGTTCAGTCTGATGAGACGTAATAAGGAGCTGCGCAATGTAGCGGTTGTGATAATCGTGATCGGGGCCGGTAAGGTTTTTCTGATGGACATGGTACAGTTGAAAGGGATGCCGCTGATGATCAGTGTTTTTACCTTCGGTCTTGTGGCGGCCTTGGCTTCATTTGTGCTGGGCCGGTGGAATAAAAAAGATCAGCCTGGAGCGGTGGAAAAGCGGTAA
- a CDS encoding cytochrome c3 family protein has translation MKNHVWRPLFVVIAIVIGILLFRAFYVPADFGSHDQGYTFGYHRLGNEQEWKDYPEKYKGNDYCNECHDDMIEELESAGHSTIPCENCHGAAFDHPDDPEKLSIDRSRELCIRCHAKLTMPSSGRNDIPGIDPAQHNKGEECSECHNPHNPSLEDM, from the coding sequence GTGAAAAACCATGTTTGGCGACCGCTATTCGTGGTCATTGCCATAGTCATCGGTATCTTGTTGTTCAGAGCATTCTACGTCCCCGCTGATTTTGGTTCCCATGATCAAGGGTACACCTTCGGTTACCACCGGCTAGGCAATGAGCAAGAGTGGAAAGATTATCCAGAAAAGTACAAGGGAAACGACTACTGCAACGAATGTCACGATGACATGATCGAGGAACTCGAGAGTGCAGGACACAGCACAATCCCCTGTGAGAATTGTCATGGCGCAGCATTTGACCATCCTGATGACCCTGAGAAATTATCCATAGACAGAAGTCGGGAGCTTTGTATTCGCTGTCACGCGAAACTCACCATGCCGTCCAGCGGACGGAATGATATTCCTGGCATAGATCCGGCTCAGCACAACAAAGGTGAGGAGTGCAGCGAATGTCACAATCCGCACAATCCGAGCCTGGAGGATATGTGA
- a CDS encoding 4Fe-4S dicluster domain-containing protein produces the protein MKRRDFLKNTAVFVAGASVSVSALDFITPKELFAANPQLKWGFLVDTHKCVGCGFCVKACKTENDIPFEANVTRTWVERYVIKKDGDVVMDSPKGARDGFTTKLLDQNHSGMTLVPENEIAQAFFVPKLCNHCTTPACVQVCPVGATYQTADGVVLVDRSWCIGCGYCIMGCPYGVRFFHPVEHVADKCTFCYHRISKGGDTACAQACPFDARQIGNLKDPNDPVAQAVLNQRVGVLRDEYGTKPNVYYIGLNKEVR, from the coding sequence ATGAAAAGACGTGACTTCTTAAAAAATACCGCTGTTTTTGTTGCAGGCGCATCGGTTTCGGTCTCCGCGCTGGACTTCATAACTCCCAAAGAACTTTTCGCTGCCAATCCACAATTAAAGTGGGGCTTCCTCGTTGACACCCACAAGTGTGTTGGCTGCGGCTTCTGCGTTAAGGCCTGTAAAACTGAAAATGACATTCCCTTCGAAGCCAACGTGACCCGCACCTGGGTTGAGCGCTACGTCATTAAAAAAGATGGCGATGTTGTCATGGATAGCCCGAAAGGAGCCCGTGACGGCTTCACAACCAAATTACTCGATCAGAACCACTCCGGCATGACGCTGGTCCCCGAGAATGAGATCGCCCAGGCCTTTTTTGTGCCAAAGCTCTGCAATCACTGCACGACCCCAGCCTGCGTTCAGGTCTGCCCTGTCGGCGCTACCTACCAGACGGCAGACGGCGTAGTTCTGGTCGATCGATCATGGTGTATCGGCTGCGGCTACTGCATTATGGGCTGCCCTTACGGGGTCCGCTTCTTCCACCCTGTGGAACATGTTGCCGACAAGTGTACCTTTTGTTATCACCGCATCAGCAAGGGAGGCGACACAGCATGCGCTCAAGCCTGCCCCTTTGATGCCCGGCAGATCGGCAACCTTAAAGACCCCAACGATCCGGTCGCACAGGCAGTCTTGAACCAGCGTGTCGGCGTATTGCGTGATGAGTACGGCACCAAGCCTAACGTCTACTACATCGGTCTGAACAAGGAGGTACGCTAG
- the nrfD gene encoding polysulfide reductase NrfD — MVEQVAQMVVHGEAWTIKDLFVLPNEYVYWSIQIVMYPYMTGLVAGAFVLSSLYHVFNVERLKEIARYALVFSFALLPVAMMPLMLHLMQPLRGIHVLMTPHFTSAISAFGIVFMTYACIVAAEIWFVYRKFIVESVHRLNNKQDRSGLESLLLPIYKVISLGAMDISKEALDSDHKAVKFLAALGIPVACFLHGYAGFIFGSVKANALWMTPLMPVIFICSAVVSGIALCIVSYYIFMEIRKWAAKRGKNWLLPDALAQGGTAIPVEQLRSIQEHEVKMTSKYLLIFMTAAITLEILDMIFRGYTAVKSWDALRMVIYEHDFMKIFVYQYGLGNFLPFLLLLVPGLSTRRAVIASILVLFGVFMMRWNVVIGGQAFSLTFAGFMEYHLPIIPHDIETFKEGLGGMLSVIFAPFIIFYFLNMIFPAFMSDDEAH, encoded by the coding sequence ATGGTTGAACAAGTTGCCCAAATGGTCGTTCACGGTGAAGCCTGGACCATCAAAGACCTCTTCGTCCTTCCAAACGAATATGTGTACTGGTCCATACAGATCGTTATGTACCCTTACATGACCGGTCTAGTTGCTGGAGCATTTGTCCTCTCGTCGCTCTACCACGTCTTCAATGTCGAAAGACTGAAGGAGATCGCCCGCTATGCTCTGGTCTTCTCCTTTGCCTTATTGCCGGTGGCAATGATGCCCCTGATGTTACACTTGATGCAGCCATTAAGGGGCATTCACGTCCTGATGACGCCACACTTCACATCAGCAATTTCAGCTTTCGGTATTGTCTTTATGACGTATGCCTGCATTGTCGCTGCTGAGATCTGGTTCGTTTACCGCAAGTTCATTGTCGAATCAGTTCACCGTCTCAACAATAAACAGGATCGTAGCGGACTGGAAAGTCTTCTACTGCCTATCTACAAAGTCATTTCACTCGGCGCGATGGACATCTCCAAAGAAGCCCTCGATTCCGACCACAAGGCAGTCAAGTTCCTTGCCGCACTTGGCATTCCGGTTGCGTGCTTCCTTCATGGATATGCCGGATTCATCTTTGGTTCAGTCAAGGCCAACGCCCTCTGGATGACCCCACTCATGCCGGTCATCTTTATCTGTTCCGCAGTTGTTTCCGGGATCGCGCTCTGCATCGTCAGCTACTACATTTTCATGGAGATTCGCAAATGGGCCGCCAAACGGGGTAAAAACTGGCTGCTTCCAGATGCTCTTGCTCAAGGCGGCACAGCGATTCCCGTCGAGCAACTGCGCAGCATTCAAGAGCACGAAGTCAAGATGACATCAAAATACTTACTGATCTTCATGACAGCTGCAATAACCCTTGAAATTCTTGACATGATTTTCCGCGGCTATACTGCGGTCAAGTCGTGGGATGCCCTGCGTATGGTCATCTACGAACATGACTTTATGAAGATTTTCGTCTATCAGTACGGACTTGGCAATTTCCTTCCTTTTTTGCTGTTGCTCGTGCCGGGGCTGTCGACCAGGCGCGCGGTTATCGCCAGCATCCTTGTCCTCTTCGGTGTCTTCATGATGCGTTGGAATGTCGTCATTGGCGGGCAGGCTTTTTCTCTTACCTTTGCTGGCTTCATGGAATACCATCTGCCTATTATTCCACACGACATTGAAACATTTAAGGAGGGATTGGGAGGAATGTTGTCTGTCATTTTTGCACCTTTTATCATTTTCTATTTCCTAAACATGATTTTCCCCGCCTTCATGTCAGACGACGAGGCTCATTGA
- a CDS encoding cytochrome C — MGQFDMVKDFFLGISRSRISLIGGMIVTVTTPFLLAYMLADTVWHIKNPYFGAAVYLALGPVFLGGLAMIFVGAFFFRGERDVHLFTLQYLRRYFTEPDMFGRLRRNVFLIVLLTSVNFAVFSMFLYRAYHYMESTQFCGQFCHTVMAPEHTAYENSPHSRVSCVECHIGSGADWFVKSKISGARQLIAVATATYPTPIQTPVHGLRPARDTCEECHRPELFHGDKLNVTKRFLPDEQNSTVHDILLMKIGSAGDRAQSSHGIHWHVAPENKITYRATEHNRMVIPEVTLTKADGTTTVFRTSDADELLAGTGTEGDMREMDCIDCHNRPSHIYLLPDDAIDLKLAEGGIPQDLPYIKQQALDLITVDYETSEAARQSITEGLNIWYKEKYPQLIAEKPELLAKAIEGVVKAYSDNVFPEMKVTWGTYVNHISHGPDFDIGCFRCHDDMHESPDGKTISADCNTCHTLLAIEEKNPQILKTLQGENL, encoded by the coding sequence ATGGGTCAATTTGACATGGTCAAGGACTTCTTCCTTGGCATCAGTCGCAGCCGCATTTCTCTTATCGGTGGAATGATCGTCACCGTAACGACACCCTTTCTGCTTGCTTACATGCTGGCCGACACCGTCTGGCATATAAAAAACCCCTACTTCGGAGCCGCCGTATACCTGGCCCTGGGACCGGTCTTTCTAGGTGGCCTGGCAATGATTTTTGTCGGCGCTTTCTTTTTCCGTGGCGAAAGAGACGTTCATCTTTTCACCTTGCAATACCTGCGCAGATATTTCACAGAGCCGGACATGTTCGGCCGCCTGCGCAGGAATGTCTTTCTGATTGTTCTGCTGACGTCGGTGAACTTTGCCGTATTCAGTATGTTTCTGTACCGGGCTTACCATTACATGGAGTCAACCCAGTTCTGTGGCCAGTTCTGCCACACGGTTATGGCTCCTGAGCATACCGCCTACGAGAATTCACCCCATTCTCGGGTGTCCTGTGTCGAATGTCATATCGGTTCTGGTGCCGACTGGTTTGTAAAGTCGAAGATTTCGGGTGCACGCCAGTTGATTGCCGTAGCCACGGCAACCTACCCGACTCCCATCCAGACTCCGGTCCATGGTCTACGTCCGGCACGTGATACCTGTGAGGAATGTCATCGCCCCGAACTCTTCCATGGCGACAAGCTGAACGTGACCAAGCGCTTCTTGCCTGACGAGCAAAACAGCACGGTCCACGATATTCTACTCATGAAAATAGGCAGCGCTGGCGATCGAGCACAGAGTTCACACGGTATTCACTGGCATGTTGCACCGGAGAATAAGATCACCTACCGGGCAACCGAGCATAACCGCATGGTGATCCCGGAAGTCACATTGACCAAAGCGGATGGCACGACAACCGTATTCCGCACCTCGGACGCGGACGAACTTCTAGCAGGAACGGGAACAGAAGGCGACATGCGCGAGATGGACTGCATCGACTGCCATAACCGTCCGTCACACATTTACCTGTTACCTGACGATGCCATCGACCTCAAGCTTGCCGAAGGAGGCATTCCCCAGGACCTTCCGTACATTAAACAACAAGCACTTGACTTGATCACAGTAGACTACGAAACCTCTGAAGCCGCACGCCAATCTATCACTGAGGGTCTCAACATTTGGTACAAGGAAAAGTATCCACAGTTGATAGCTGAAAAACCGGAGTTACTGGCAAAAGCGATCGAGGGAGTTGTCAAAGCCTATTCCGACAACGTGTTCCCTGAAATGAAGGTAACCTGGGGGACCTATGTCAACCACATCAGTCACGGCCCTGACTTTGACATCGGCTGTTTCCGTTGCCACGACGACATGCACGAAAGCCCGGACGGCAAAACAATTTCAGCAGATTGCAACACCTGCCACACTCTTCTGGCCATCGAAGAGAAGAATCCTCAGATTCTAAAAACCCTGCAGGGAGAGAACCTCTAA
- a CDS encoding UbiD family decarboxylase, with amino-acid sequence MGYRNLQETVVALERTEQLKRIDVEVDPFLEIGAIQRRVYAAGGPALLFTCVKGCDFPMLGNLFGTLERARYLFRDTLPAIERLVDIKVDPGVAFRELGASLGLARHAWHLLPKTTASGPALQHATTLAQLPQLVSWPDDGGAFITLPQVYSEDPDKGGWRGSNLGMYRVQISGGDYAEDEAGLHYQIHRGIGVHHAAALEQGQPLPVNVFVGGPPSLSLAAVMPLPEGMPELAFAGLLGGHRLPVVKTPNGLLAPAEVDFCLSGHILPGETRPEGPFGDHLGYYSLAHDFPVMKVSHVFHRPGAIWPFTTVGRPPQEDTSFGALIHEMTGAAIPDLVPGVRAVHAVDAAGVHPLLLAIGSERYLPYVENSEPQELLTQANALLGQGQLSLAKYLMIVNEADQPQLDIHDIDAFLQSLLARIDWRRDLHFQTRTTIDTLDYSGDGLNAGSKVVMAASGPIRRTLPTTIPGNLRLPAGFSRPQVAAPGLLVVRGETWQGERGAPAADLTAFCRSYTHDDEINDFPLLVIVDDSEFSARNLHNLLWVAFTRSAPASDIEGIESFTRVKHWGCHGSLVVDARSKPFHAPPLEEDPAVERRVDELGAAGGALHGLI; translated from the coding sequence ATGGGTTATCGAAATCTGCAGGAGACTGTTGTTGCTCTGGAAAGAACGGAGCAGCTCAAGCGCATCGACGTTGAAGTGGATCCGTTTCTGGAAATCGGGGCAATTCAGCGTCGGGTTTATGCTGCCGGTGGTCCGGCTTTGCTCTTTACCTGTGTCAAGGGTTGTGATTTCCCGATGTTGGGGAACTTGTTTGGTACCCTTGAGCGTGCACGCTACCTGTTTCGGGATACTTTGCCGGCAATAGAGCGACTGGTCGATATCAAGGTCGATCCCGGGGTGGCTTTTCGCGAACTCGGTGCATCGCTCGGCCTTGCTCGGCATGCCTGGCACCTCCTGCCAAAAACGACGGCGAGTGGTCCCGCGCTGCAGCATGCTACAACCTTGGCACAGCTACCGCAGCTGGTTTCTTGGCCTGATGATGGCGGCGCTTTTATAACTCTGCCGCAGGTTTACAGTGAGGACCCCGATAAAGGTGGTTGGCGTGGTTCCAACCTCGGTATGTACCGTGTGCAGATTTCCGGGGGTGACTACGCCGAAGATGAAGCCGGTTTGCATTACCAGATCCACCGTGGCATCGGAGTCCACCACGCGGCCGCTCTGGAGCAGGGGCAACCGTTGCCGGTCAATGTATTTGTCGGCGGCCCTCCGAGTCTGAGCCTGGCCGCTGTTATGCCGTTGCCTGAAGGGATGCCGGAGTTGGCTTTTGCCGGCTTACTCGGTGGCCATCGTCTGCCGGTCGTAAAGACACCTAACGGTTTGCTTGCTCCCGCAGAAGTGGATTTTTGTCTGTCGGGGCACATCCTTCCCGGCGAAACTCGTCCGGAGGGCCCTTTCGGCGACCATCTCGGCTATTACAGCCTGGCTCACGATTTCCCGGTGATGAAGGTCTCTCATGTCTTTCATCGTCCTGGCGCGATCTGGCCCTTTACGACCGTGGGACGACCGCCTCAGGAAGACACCTCTTTCGGAGCCTTGATCCATGAGATGACGGGGGCCGCTATTCCTGACCTGGTGCCGGGGGTTCGCGCTGTGCATGCTGTCGATGCTGCCGGTGTTCACCCTCTCTTGCTTGCTATCGGCAGCGAGCGTTACCTGCCGTACGTTGAAAATTCCGAACCGCAGGAACTGCTCACCCAGGCCAACGCCTTGCTGGGTCAAGGTCAGCTGTCCCTGGCCAAGTACCTGATGATTGTTAACGAAGCCGACCAACCGCAGCTGGATATTCACGATATCGACGCGTTTTTACAGTCACTTCTGGCACGGATTGATTGGCGGCGGGACCTGCACTTTCAAACCCGCACGACGATCGATACCCTCGATTACTCAGGAGATGGTCTGAATGCCGGTTCAAAGGTGGTCATGGCCGCTTCCGGGCCGATCCGTCGGACACTGCCAACGACCATCCCCGGCAACTTACGTCTTCCTGCGGGCTTTTCCAGACCGCAGGTCGCTGCGCCGGGACTGCTGGTCGTGCGGGGCGAGACCTGGCAGGGAGAACGTGGTGCTCCAGCTGCAGATCTGACCGCATTTTGTCGCTCTTACACACACGATGACGAGATCAATGATTTCCCGTTGTTGGTGATTGTCGACGACTCCGAATTCTCTGCCCGCAATCTGCATAACCTGCTCTGGGTCGCCTTCACCCGCTCAGCCCCGGCGAGTGATATTGAAGGCATCGAGTCTTTTACCCGGGTTAAACACTGGGGTTGTCATGGTAGCCTGGTGGTCGACGCCAGGAGTAAGCCGTTCCATGCCCCGCCTCTTGAAGAAGATCCTGCCGTTGAAAGGCGCGTCGATGAACTCGGTGCTGCCGGTGGGGCCTTGCATGGTCTGATTTGA
- the uvrB gene encoding excinuclease ABC subunit UvrB: protein MAKFVLKTDYKPQGDQPQAIEELVAGVRSGDQHQVLLGVTGSGKTFTMANVVMAVQRPTLVLAPNKTLAAQLYGEFKELFPDNAVEYFVSYYDYYQPEAYVPTTDTFIEKDSSINEEIDKLRHSATRSLLTRRDVLIVASVSCIYGLGSPEAYHGLLIRLEQGMELDRNQLLRRLIDIQYTRNDVDFHRGTFRVRGDTVEIFPAYEEDRALRIEFFGDEIETIREIDPLRGKVIDRLPSTAIFPASHYVATKPTLDQAIREIQEELRERIQLLRGQNRLIEAQRIEQRTLFDIEMMEEMGFCQGIENYSRYLDRRQEGSPPATLFDYFPDDALLFIDESHVTVSQIGGMYRGDRSRKSTLVEYGFRLPSALDNRPLTFDEFSDKGIPTVYASATPGDYELTQAAGVVVEQIVRPTGLVDPPVEIRPAISQVDDLLHELRQVVAAKGRVLVTTLTKRMAEDLTGYLDEVGIRCRYLHSDIDTVERIRIIRDLRQGVFDVLVGINLLREGLDIPEVELVAILDADKEGFLRSTRSLIQTCGRAARNVDGRVIMYADKVTRSMQACLDETDRRRTTQLLYNEKHGITPETVRKSFRSILDLLSSEVTPESMAAEALAEYGSQADLNVEIKRLRAEMLQAAADLEFEKAAELRDRVLLLEKQDLALRS from the coding sequence ATGGCCAAATTTGTTTTAAAGACCGATTACAAGCCACAGGGAGATCAGCCACAGGCGATCGAAGAACTGGTTGCCGGGGTTCGAAGTGGTGATCAACATCAGGTCCTGCTCGGTGTGACCGGTTCGGGCAAAACCTTCACCATGGCCAATGTTGTCATGGCCGTGCAGCGACCAACGCTGGTATTGGCACCGAACAAGACTTTGGCCGCCCAGCTCTATGGCGAGTTCAAAGAGCTATTCCCCGACAATGCCGTCGAATATTTCGTCTCCTACTACGACTATTACCAGCCTGAAGCCTACGTTCCCACCACTGACACTTTTATCGAAAAAGACTCCTCGATCAATGAAGAGATCGACAAGCTGCGCCACAGTGCGACACGCAGTCTGCTGACCCGGCGCGATGTATTAATTGTTGCTTCGGTTTCCTGTATCTACGGCCTTGGCTCACCGGAGGCTTATCACGGCCTTCTGATCCGTCTTGAGCAGGGCATGGAGCTCGATCGCAACCAGTTGCTGCGTCGTCTGATCGATATCCAATACACGCGCAATGATGTCGACTTCCACCGCGGCACCTTTCGCGTTCGCGGTGATACGGTGGAAATCTTCCCTGCCTACGAAGAAGACCGCGCTCTGCGTATTGAGTTTTTTGGTGACGAGATAGAAACAATCAGAGAAATTGATCCATTGCGGGGCAAGGTCATTGATCGGCTTCCGTCGACGGCGATTTTTCCTGCCAGTCATTATGTGGCCACCAAACCGACTCTGGATCAGGCTATTCGTGAAATTCAGGAGGAGTTGCGTGAGCGGATTCAGCTGTTGCGTGGACAAAACCGCCTGATTGAAGCCCAGCGGATAGAGCAGCGCACCCTTTTTGATATAGAAATGATGGAGGAGATGGGCTTCTGTCAGGGGATCGAAAATTATTCACGTTATCTTGATCGTCGTCAGGAGGGGTCACCGCCGGCCACTCTTTTTGACTACTTCCCCGACGATGCCTTGCTTTTTATCGATGAAAGCCATGTGACCGTATCACAGATCGGTGGCATGTATCGCGGCGACCGCAGCCGTAAAAGTACCCTGGTTGAGTATGGCTTTCGCTTGCCTTCTGCGCTGGATAACCGGCCTCTGACTTTTGATGAGTTCAGCGATAAAGGGATTCCGACCGTCTATGCCTCAGCAACTCCCGGGGATTATGAACTGACTCAAGCGGCTGGCGTGGTCGTCGAGCAGATTGTTCGTCCCACCGGCCTGGTCGACCCTCCGGTTGAGATCCGGCCTGCCATCAGCCAGGTGGATGATTTGCTCCATGAGCTTCGCCAGGTGGTTGCAGCAAAGGGCCGGGTTCTGGTCACTACGCTAACCAAACGAATGGCAGAGGACCTGACCGGTTATCTCGATGAAGTGGGTATCCGCTGCCGCTACCTGCATTCCGATATCGACACTGTTGAGCGTATTCGTATTATTCGCGATCTGCGCCAGGGCGTCTTCGATGTCCTGGTTGGCATAAACTTGCTGCGGGAAGGGCTGGACATCCCGGAGGTTGAGTTGGTCGCCATCCTCGACGCCGACAAGGAGGGGTTCTTGCGCAGCACCCGTTCCTTGATCCAGACTTGTGGTCGTGCCGCACGCAACGTCGACGGGCGGGTGATCATGTATGCAGACAAGGTCACCCGTTCTATGCAGGCCTGCCTCGATGAGACCGATAGACGCCGGACGACCCAGTTGCTTTACAACGAAAAGCACGGCATCACCCCGGAGACGGTGCGCAAATCCTTCCGTTCGATCCTTGATCTTCTTTCTTCCGAGGTAACGCCGGAAAGCATGGCTGCGGAAGCTCTTGCCGAATATGGCTCTCAGGCAGACTTGAATGTAGAGATAAAACGTTTGCGGGCAGAGATGCTGCAGGCCGCTGCGGACCTTGAGTTTGAAAAGGCGGCAGAACTCCGCGACCGGGTTCTGCTTCTAGAGAAGCAGGATCTGGCTCTGCGTAGTTAG
- a CDS encoding response regulator → MAKKIMIVDDSPSVLAILDDMLVDLGYEVTTADNGQQGCQLLESNRYDLIITDLTMPVMDGITFVQTAKKMPNCKFVPIVMLSSEEDEAKIAEAKQVGISTFLRKPVKEVQLKTILQVVLGS, encoded by the coding sequence ATGGCAAAGAAGATAATGATCGTCGATGATTCCCCATCGGTTCTGGCGATTCTCGATGATATGCTGGTTGATCTCGGTTACGAAGTAACCACAGCTGATAATGGTCAACAGGGCTGCCAGTTACTTGAAAGCAACCGCTATGATCTGATCATTACTGATCTGACCATGCCGGTTATGGACGGTATCACCTTTGTGCAAACCGCAAAGAAGATGCCTAACTGTAAATTTGTGCCGATTGTCATGCTCTCCTCGGAAGAGGATGAGGCGAAAATCGCCGAAGCCAAGCAAGTCGGTATCTCCACGTTTTTGCGCAAGCCGGTTAAAGAGGTGCAGTTGAAGACCATTCTCCAGGTCGTTCTCGGCTCCTGA